The following are from one region of the Tachysurus fulvidraco isolate hzauxx_2018 chromosome 24, HZAU_PFXX_2.0, whole genome shotgun sequence genome:
- the LOC113648393 gene encoding putative gustatory receptor clone PTE03, with product MDYSTNFTNTYLTLEGLVDLEHYRYVYFMFTLTAYIMIICFNTVIISVIFRNKHLHEPMYIFIAALLCNALFGSTALYPKLLTDLLSEKQTVSYKGCLFQAFCLYTYAASEFTLLSVMAYDRYVSICKPLHYTTLVKMSTVRKLLFLSWFLPSCELGVGAILSYQLQLCKFKLNRIYCDNYSIVKLSCKDTSLNNIYGLCIFIVAVFPSLIFIIYSYLRILTLCLKNSKDFRRKALQTCLPHLIIFINFSVNTSFEVINNRVESKQIPHIIAMILSVEYVLIPPLFNPIIYGVKLQEINNNIKKIFK from the coding sequence ATGGATTATTCTACCAATTTTACCAACACATATTTAACACTGGAGGGTCTTGTGGATTTAGAGCATTACAGAtatgtttactttatgtttacTCTTACTGCATATATAATGATTATCTGTTTTAATACTGTTATCATTTCTGTCATATTTAGAAACAAACACTTACATGAGCCCATGTACATTTTCATTGCTGCTTTGCTTTGTAATGCTCTGTTTGGATCGACTGCTCTTTATCCCAAACTGCTCACTGATTTACtgtctgaaaaacaaacagtgtCTTATAAAGGGTGTTTATTTCAGGCATTTTGTCTGTACACCTATGCTGCATCAGAGTTCACTCTGTTATCAGTCATGGCCTATGACAGATATGTGTCTATTTGCAAACCATTGCATTATACAACTCTTGTAAAAATGTCCACAGTCAGAAAACTATTATTTTTGTCATGGTTTTTGCCTTCTTGTGAACTTGGTGTCGGTGCTATTCTATCATACCAACTTCAACtgtgtaaatttaaattaaacagaatatacTGTGATAATTATTCAATTGTGAAATTAAGCTGTAAAGACACATCTCTTAATAACATATATGGactctgtatttttattgttgctgtGTTTCCTTCACTGATCTTTATAATTTACTCTTATCTCCGTATACttactttgtgtttaaaaaattctAAAGATTTCAGAAGAAAAGCCTTACAGACCTGTTTACCACATctgatcatttttataaatttttctGTTAACACGAGTTTTGAAGTTATAAATAACAGAGTTGAATCCAAACAGATTCCCCACATTATTGCCATGATACTGTCAGTTGAATATGTACTAATTCCTCCTTTGTTTAACCCTATAATATATGGAGTAAAACTACaagagattaataataatattaagaaaatattCAAATGA
- the LOC113648421 gene encoding DNA-directed RNA polymerase II subunit RPB1-like, with translation MDAQSQQDRPDGRPMRPSLRYMRSYMMPYARPVPTELLVRYRRYQLDHITRELITFMEQLSSPNLPEHPFTPSYIVRRPQARTSSTQTDGCPHAVPERCCSALEPPASPSSPSTSSSPPPGSPDYSPTSPVPGPSSAY, from the exons ATGG ATGCTCAGAGTCAGCAAGATCGTCCAGATGGCCGACCTATGAGGCCTTCTCTCCGTTATATGAGATCTTATATGATGCCTTATGCGAGACCTGTGCCCACCGAACTTCTGGTCCGCTACCGCCGCTACCAGCTGGACCATATAACCCGTGAACTTATCACGTTCATGGAACAACTCAGTTCTCCCAACCTCCCCGAGCATCCCTTCACACCATCCTACATTGTGAGAAGGCCTCAGGCCCGCACTTCCTCTACCCAGACCGatggctgtcctcatgctgttccTGAGCGTTGCTGCTCTGCGCTGGAACCCCCTgcctctccttcttctccttcaacCTCCTCCTCCCCACCTCCTGGATCTCCCGACTACTCTCCTACGTCTCCTGTGCCTGGGCCTAGCTCTGCCTATTGA
- the LOC113648420 gene encoding olfactory receptor 52K1-like has translation MDYSNVTYLTLAGHVELEKYRYVYFVTVLTVYLLIICFNGIVIFVIFANKCLHEPMYIFIAAFLFNALVGSTALYPKLLTDFLSESQIVSYEACTFQSFFIYTYAISEFTLLSAMAYDRFVSICKPLQYATIIKMSTVRKLLFCCWCVPCFENSISLTLTFQVKLCRYRLNRIYCNNSSVVKLSCGDVSVRNSYTFFIFVIAVFPPVIFVIYSYIRILHVCLQSSKDFRRKALQTCFPHLFIFICFTVTSCFEVINNRLESNQIPHIFTMIMSVENLVIPPLFNPIVYGLKMKKIFNGIKELIQKNKTNVILSLR, from the coding sequence ATGGATTATTCTAATGTTACGTATTTAACTCTGGCAGGCCATGTGGAGCTGGAGAAATACagatatgtttattttgtaacGGTTCTCACAGTTTACCTgttgattatttgttttaacGGTATTGTAATTTTTGTCATATTTGCAAACAAATGTCTCCATGAGCCCATGTACATTTTCAttgctgcttttctttttaatgctcTCGTTGGATCGACGGCACTTTATCCTAAACTGCTCACTGATTTTTTGTCTGAAAGTCAAATTGTCTCCTATGAAGCATgtacatttcagtcattttttatttacacgtATGCTATATCAGAGTTCACCTTGTTATCAGCTATGGCCTATGACAGATTTGTGTCCATCTGTAAACCATTACAATATGCTACAATTATAAAAATGTCCACTGTCAGAAAACTCTTATTTTGCTGTTGGTGTGTGCCTTGCTTTGAAAATAGTATATCACTGACATTAACATTTCAAGTAAAGCTTTGTAGATACAGGTTAAATAGAATATACTGCAATAATTCCTCGGTTGTTAAATTAAGTTGCGGAGACGTGTCTGTAAGAAACTCAtacacttttttcatttttgtcattGCTGTATTTCCACCAGTGATTTTTGTGATCTACTCATATATTCGAATACTTCATGTCTGTCTTCAGAGTTCAAAAGATTTCAGAAGAAAAGCTCTACAAACCTGCTTTCCACATCTATTTATATTCATCTGCTTTACAGTTACCTCGTGCTTTGAGGTTATTAATAACAGACtagaatcaaatcaaattcCACACATTTTCACTATGATCATGTCAGTGGAAAATCTGGTTATTCCTCCTCTCTTCAATCCCATAGTATATGgactgaaaatgaagaaaattttTAATGGTATTAAAGAACTGATTCAGAAAAATAAGACAAATGTGATTTTGAGCTTAAGATAA